In a genomic window of Rhododendron vialii isolate Sample 1 chromosome 12a, ASM3025357v1:
- the LOC131310850 gene encoding serine/threonine-protein kinase VIK-like translates to MSGSEAEGSSGHSAGGGDSLPGKEKKKEKARVSKTSLILWHAHQNDAVAVRKLLEEDPSLVHARDYDNRTPLHVASLHGWIDVAKCLIQHGADVNAQDRWKNTPLADAEGAKKHAMIELLKSYGGLSYGQNGSHFEPKPVPPPLPNKCDWEIDPSELDFSTSNIIGKGSFGEILKACWRGTPVAVKRILPNLSDDRLVIQDFRHEVNLLVKLRHPNIVQFLGAVTERKPLMLITEYLRGGDLHQCLKEKGALSPSTAINFALDIARGMAYLHNEPNVVIHRDLKPRNVLLVNSSADHLKVGDFGLSKLIRVQNSHDVYKMTGETGSYRYMAPEVFKHRKYDKKVDVFSFAMILYEMLEGDPPMSHYEPYEAAKYVAEGHRPIFRAKGYTPQLKELTEECWAADMNLRPSFLEILKRLEKIKESISSDHHWHIFTT, encoded by the exons ATGAGTGGCAGCGAAGCGGAAGGGAGCTCGGGGCACTCGGCCGGTGGCGGCGATTCGTTGCcggggaaggagaagaagaaggagaaggcaAGGGTGAGCAAGACGTCGCTGATACTCTGGCACGCCCACCAGAACGACGCCGTGGCGGTGCGGAAGCTCCTGGAGGAGGATCCGTCGCTTGTCCACGCCAGGGACTACGACAACCGGACCCCGCTCCACGTGGCCTCGCTCCACGGCTGGATCGATGTCGCCAAGTGTTTGATCCAGCACGGAGCTGATGTCAACGCCCAAGATCGCTGGAAGAACACG CCTCTAGCTGACGCGGAAGGAGCTAAAAAGCATGCCATGATTGAGTTGTTAAAGTCATATGGTGGTCTGTCCTAT GGCCAAAATGGCAGCCATTTTGAACCGAAGCCTGTTCCACCTCCTCTACCCAATAAGTGTGATTGGGAGATTGATCCTTCTGAGCTGGACTTCTCAACTTCGAATATTATCGgaaag GGATCCTTTGGTGAGATTTTAAAAGCATGCTGGCGTGGAACACCTGTGGCTGTCAAGCGCATTCTACCAAATCTTTCAGATGATAGATTGGTGAT TCAGGACTTCAGGCATGAGGTGAATTTGCTTGTGAAGCTTCGCCACCCAAATATAGTCCAATTCCTAGGAGCTGTAACAGAAAGGAAGCCCCTAATGTTAATTACTGAGTACTTGCGCGGG GGTGACCTTCACCAGTGTCTGAAGGAAAAGGGTGCTCTTAGTCCATCAACTGCGATCAACTTTGCTTTAGACATTGCCAG AGGCATGGCTTATCTTCACAATGAGCCAAATGTTGTAATACACAGAGACCTAAAGCCAAG GAATGTCCTTTTAGTCAACTCCAGCGCAGACCATTTAAAAGTTGGGGACTTTGGTCTAAGCAAGCTCATCAGGGTTCAAAATTCTCATGATGTTTACAAAATGACAGGAGAGACTGGAAGCT ATCGGTATATGGCTCCTGAAGTTTTCAAGCACCGGAAGTATGATAAGAAGGTTGATGTTTTCTCTTTCGCAATGATACTATATGAG ATGCTTGAAGGTGATCCACCGATGTCTCACTATGAACCTTATGAAGCAGCCAAATATGTGGCAGAAGGACACAGGCCTATATTCAGAGCCAAGGGTTACACTCCTCAATTGAAAGA GTTAACGGAAGAGTGCTGGGCTGCAGACATGAACCTGAGACCCTCTTTCTTGGAAATTCTCAAGAGGCTTGAGAAAATTAAAGAATCTATATCATCAGACCACCATTGGCACATCTTTACCACATGA
- the LOC131311184 gene encoding vesicle transport v-SNARE 12 isoform X1, translating to MSEVFEGYERQYCELSANLSRKCSSSGLLLDGAEEKMQKISEVKAGLDDADVLIRKMDLEARSLQPSVKAVLLAKLREYKADLNKLKREVKKLSSGNQVSREELLESGMADGQAVSVDQRQRLAMSTERLNQSSDRIMESRRTMLETEELGVSILQDLHHQRDTLLHSHRKLHGVDDAIDKSKKILTAMSRRMSRNKLIVGSVIAALVLAIILILYFKLSHH from the exons ATGAGTGAGGTTTTTGAAGGATACGAGCGTCAGTACTGCGAGCTCTCTGCGAATTTATCCAGAAAATGTAGTTCATCTGGTCTTCTTCTTGAtggag CAGAGGAGAAGATGCAAAAGATTTCAGAAGTGAAGGCTGGACTGGATGATGCTGATGTTTTG ATACGTAAAATGGATCTCGAGGCAAGAAGTTTGCAGCCAAGTGTGAAAGCTGTCCTGCTTGCTAAGCTAAGGGAATACAAGGCTGATTTGAACAAGTTAAAAAGAGAAGTTAAGAAACTCTCATCGGGTAATCAGGTTTCCCGTGAAGAGTTGTTGGAGTCTGGAATGGCAGATGGACAAGCG GTTTCTGTGGATCAGCGACAAAGACTGGCAATGTCAACCGAGAGACTAAATCAATCGAGCGATAGGATCATGGAGAGTAGAAGAACTATGCTGGAGACAGAAGAGCTTGGTGTCTCGATCCTTCAAGATTTGCATCATCAACGAGACACTCTTCTACATTCCCATAGGAAG CTTCATGGGGTAGATGATGCCATTGATAAAAGTAAAAAGATCTTAACCGCCATGTCTAGAAGGATGAGCAGGAACAAATTGATCGTTGGTTCCGTAATTGCCGCTCTTGTCCTTGCCATTATCCTTATCCTATACTTCAAGCTTTCTCATCATTAA
- the LOC131311184 gene encoding vesicle transport v-SNARE 12 isoform X2, with the protein MSEVFEGYERQYCELSANLSRKCSSSGLLLDGEEKMQKISEVKAGLDDADVLIRKMDLEARSLQPSVKAVLLAKLREYKADLNKLKREVKKLSSGNQVSREELLESGMADGQAVSVDQRQRLAMSTERLNQSSDRIMESRRTMLETEELGVSILQDLHHQRDTLLHSHRKLHGVDDAIDKSKKILTAMSRRMSRNKLIVGSVIAALVLAIILILYFKLSHH; encoded by the exons ATGAGTGAGGTTTTTGAAGGATACGAGCGTCAGTACTGCGAGCTCTCTGCGAATTTATCCAGAAAATGTAGTTCATCTGGTCTTCTTCTTGAtggag AGGAGAAGATGCAAAAGATTTCAGAAGTGAAGGCTGGACTGGATGATGCTGATGTTTTG ATACGTAAAATGGATCTCGAGGCAAGAAGTTTGCAGCCAAGTGTGAAAGCTGTCCTGCTTGCTAAGCTAAGGGAATACAAGGCTGATTTGAACAAGTTAAAAAGAGAAGTTAAGAAACTCTCATCGGGTAATCAGGTTTCCCGTGAAGAGTTGTTGGAGTCTGGAATGGCAGATGGACAAGCG GTTTCTGTGGATCAGCGACAAAGACTGGCAATGTCAACCGAGAGACTAAATCAATCGAGCGATAGGATCATGGAGAGTAGAAGAACTATGCTGGAGACAGAAGAGCTTGGTGTCTCGATCCTTCAAGATTTGCATCATCAACGAGACACTCTTCTACATTCCCATAGGAAG CTTCATGGGGTAGATGATGCCATTGATAAAAGTAAAAAGATCTTAACCGCCATGTCTAGAAGGATGAGCAGGAACAAATTGATCGTTGGTTCCGTAATTGCCGCTCTTGTCCTTGCCATTATCCTTATCCTATACTTCAAGCTTTCTCATCATTAA
- the LOC131311535 gene encoding uncharacterized protein LOC131311535 has translation MELSDGISPRKARHDDPDLETFELESLDHGVRYDHQFYSTSALEILRETVRILRYNLMGFTCIAALLICPVSALVLSNVLVDQSIVKRLTIRLLLVVESSGLPLWSFIKQSCQKFAEMVVSSAMCYPFFITLSLLSKAAVVYSVDCTYSRKTFDASKFYVIGTKIWRRVVLTYLWVCGVISGCLTLFLVLLVAVSSLFSIMGVASDLIVYPAMIVGLAFSIIFANAIIICNIAIVISVLEDVSGPQALFRASVLIRGQTQVGLMIFLGSTIGMAFIEGLFEHRVKTLSYGDGTSRIWEAPLLVLMYSFVVLIDSMMSAVFYFSCRSSYNMEALNGESQPVLEAMTISSGSLETE, from the coding sequence atggagctTTCTGACGGAATTAGTCCTAGAAAGGCGAGGCATGATGACCCAGATCTCGAAACCTTCGAATTGGAATCATTGGACCATGGTGTTAGATATGATCATCAGTTTTATTCAACCAGTGCCCTCGAGATTTTGAGGGAAACCGTTCGAATTCTTCGGTACAATTTGATGGGATTCACGTGCATAGCTGCATTGCTTATTTGTCCTGTATCGGCCCTTGTTTTATCAAATGTGTTGGTGGATCAGTCCATTGTCAAGAGGCTGACCATAAGGCTGTTGTTAGTGGTCGAGTCCAGTGGACTCCCTCTCTGGTCGTTTATCAAACAGTCGTGCCAAAAGTTTGCAGAGATGGTCGTTTCGTCTGCAATGTGCTATCCTTTCTTCATCACGTTGTCTCTGTTGTCAAAAGCCGCGGTTGTCTACTCTGTGGACTGTACTTATTCGAGAAAAACGTTCGACGCGTCCAAGTTTTATGTAATTGGCACTAAAATTTGGAGACGCGTCGTTTTGACGTACTTGTGGGTTTGTGGGGTGATTTCTGGTTGCCTCACGCTGTTTCTTGTTCTCCTTGTGGCTGTGAGCAGCTTGTTTTCGATAATGGGGGTTGCTTCTGATTTAATTGTTTATCCCGCAATGATAGTGGGACTTGCATTCTCAatcattttcgcaaatgccatCATAATTTGTAACATCGCCATTGTAATCTCTGTATTGGAAGATGTTTCAGGCCCGCAGGCTTTGTTCAGAGCTAGTGTCCTGATTAGGGGCCAGACTCAGGTTGGTCTTATGATATTTCTTGGGTCAACAATTGGTATGGCATTCATAGAAGGATTATTTGAGCATCGAGTGAAGACTCTGAGCTATGGAGATGGGACTTCAAGGATATGGGAAGCACCCCTTTTGGTGCTTATGTATTCGTTTGTAGTGCTTATCGATTCGATGATGAGCGCGGTATTTTACTTTAGTTGTAGATCATCTTACAATATGGAAGCTTTAAATGGAGAGAGCCAACCGGTTTTAGAAGCCATGACCATTTCCTCTGGATCTTTGGAAACCGAGTGA
- the LOC131310203 gene encoding uncharacterized protein LOC131310203, with amino-acid sequence MATIGRALNLCGVLSETKRIINAHSRHFLALSVLFLLPLSFSLIIFPTLQSTLSLSPHSPHQPHQTLLRHSQSRPLNQTLALPLLLLYLLLSLSAAVTITYSTYHGFYGRPVKLLSAARTLLSSFLPLLATSAAYHTLLALVISAFGAFPFLVTKALQTLLGFEEIDYASNPYFLALSSVVLILLVLVLVHLKVNWALASVVVVVESKWGLEPLRRSAHLMRGMKLVFLSLWLLFGTVIGFFVWVFGSGASDFGDVWSCLSFVSQTVAGSSFVTVLMLYSVASHAVLYMYCKALHGELAWEIAEEFAREYVSLPFDDAKVPQVVFVAPQA; translated from the coding sequence ATGGCGACCATCGGCCGCGCCCTCAACCTCTGCGGCGTCCTCTCCGAAACCAAGCGCATCATCAACGCCCACTCCCGCCACTTCCTCGCCCTCTCcgtcctcttcctcctccccctctccttctctctcatcatcTTCCCCACCCTCCAatccaccctctctctctccccccactCCCCCCACCAGCCCCACCAAACCCTCCTCCGCCACTCCCAGTCCCGCCCTCTCAACCAAACCCTAgccctccccctcctcctcctatatctcctcctctccctctccgcCGCGGTCACCATCACCTACAGCACCTACCACGGTTTCTACGGCCGACCCGTCAAGCTCCTCTCCGCCGCCAGAACCCTCCTCTCCTCCTTCCTCCCCCTCCTCGCGACCTCCGCGGCCTACCACACCCTCCTCGCCCTCGTAATCTCCGCGTTCGGGGCTTTCCCCTTCCTCGTTACCAAGGCCCTCCAAACCCTCCTAGGGTTTGAGGAGATCGATTACGCTTCGAATCCCTACTTCCTCGCGCTCTCCAGTGTCGTTTTGATCCTCCTCGTTTTGGTGCTGGTTCACCTCAAGGTGAActgggctttggcctccgtggttgtggttgtggaaTCCAAGTGGGGGTTGGAGCCGCTGCGGCGGAGCGCTCACCTGATGAGGGGGATGAAACTCGTGTTCCTGTCCTTGTGGTTGCTTTTTGGGACCGTGATCGGGTTCTTCGTGTGGGTTTTTGGCTCTGGGGCTAGTGATTTCGGTGATGTGTGGAGCTGCTTGTCTTTCGTTTCGCAGACGGTGGCGGGTTCGAGCTTTGTGACTGTGCTTATGCTTTACAGCGTGGCCTCACATGCTGTTTTGTACATGTATTGCAAGGCTTTACATGGGGAATTGGCCTGGGAGATTGCTGAGGAGTTCGCACGTGAGTATGTTAGCTTGCCTTTTGATGATGCAAAGGTCCCTCAGGTCGTCTTTGTTGCCCCCCAAGCTTGA